A window of Triticum urartu cultivar G1812 unplaced genomic scaffold, Tu2.1 TuUngrouped_contig_4721, whole genome shotgun sequence contains these coding sequences:
- the LOC125528220 gene encoding disease resistance RPP13-like protein 4, with amino-acid sequence MAMVLDAFASYIGDYLKQVVQDELGTMLGVSGEIDKLGDKLQDLKNFLADADRRNISDETVQVWVGQLKRAMYEAADILDLCQLKAMEKRWPSSAEAGCCNPLLFCMRNPFHAREIGTRIKALNQRLDNIKQRSAAFNFINLGSYEDCHSSNVHISRHGNPSRETSGELNLSSVVGDKIEEDTSALVAQITRSGNEVSNNIMVVAIVGVGGIGKTTLAQKVFNDEAIQGDFSKKIWLSVNQNFSEVELLRGAIIEVRGDARPVGNAKATLQRTLKEALIGHKTFLIMDDVWNYRAWEDVLKAPLVNAAAPGSRVLITTRDEGVARGVSAIWPYHHVDTLAPDDAWLLFKTQVHSSEIDEDHINMLKDIGLKIIQKCGFLPVAIKVMGGLLRERGGLRHDWQQVLDDSKWSTTKMPDELNHTVYLSYVYMPSYLKQCFLYYSLLPKSRIFTMDEVVAMWISEGFIHGNSNDLEELGTNYYKELISRNLIEPDKAYAHIWVCSMHDVVRSFAQYMTKDEALVAQDGDNDILSKLSSQNFLRLSIEANQSQSGELDSKSLQVQKSMRTLISTIQIKMKPGDLLATFSSLRTLHMESSDMAVLLELLHQLKHLRYLTLVNADISVLPGNIGKMKLLQFLDLRGCTRLVNLPDSIVKLGQLRFLSLPEACMVPRGFSGLTNMRRLRMFRAHMDGDWCSLDELGPVSQLRLLGLTELENVSATSFAANARLSEKMHLIRLLLHCTSRLGDDVLVKEKDGVSEEEQQRIEKVYDKLYPPPGVEVLQIKGYFGRQLPSWMMSTSVVPLNNLKTILFHDLACCAQLPNGLCQLPGLEVLQVSRAPCIKHVGTGFLHAATASFPRLNEMILYGMVEWEEWEWEEKVKAMRRLKKLVLKKCRLRHVPPGLASNASSLKILCLQHVKYLSYIESFPSVVELTVNGCPDLERITNFPNLQMLTIVNCPKLKVLEQIASLERLILEDYTMLKLPEYMRDIKPRHFQLFCRLWLLSSIAAGQSGTEWDKFSQAEHVKAYARDGDNSRKWYVLYTRGDNCKLDSNISSSTIFEETLSSSMVDAQGFDSLYKMRSTFSYVCNFLTAL; translated from the exons ATGGCGATGGTGTTGGATGCTTTTGCATCCTACATCGGGGACTACCTCAAGCAGGTGGTACAAGATGAGCTCGGAACGATGCTGGGCGTCTCCGGCGAGATCGACAAGTTGGGAGACAAGCTTCAAGACCTCAAGAACTTCCTCGCTGATGCTGATAGGAGGAATATCAGCGACGAGACTGTCCAGGTCTGGGTGGGGCAGCTCAAGCGCGCCATGTACGAAGCTgctgacatcctcgacctctgccAGCTCAAGGCCATGGAGAAGCGTTGGCCATCCTCTGCAGAAGCTGGGTGTTGCAATCCCTTACTCTTTTGCATGCGGAATCCCTTCCATGCTCGTGAGATCGGCACCCGCATCAAGGCGCTCAACCAGAGGCTTGATAACATAAAGCAGCGCAGTGCTGCTTTCAACTTCATCAATCTTGGGTCCTATGAGGATTGTCATAGCAGCAATGTCCACATCTCTCGTCATGGCAATCCTAGCCGGGAGACATCTGGGGAGCTCAACCTGTCCAGTGTGGTTGGGGACAAGATCGAAGAAGACACAAGCGCACTGGTGGCCCAAATCACACGCTCTGGAAATGAGGTCAGCAACAACATTATGGTGGTCGCTATCGTAGGTGTTGGTGGGATTGGCAAGACCACCCTCGCCCAGAAGGTCTTTAATGACGAGGCCATCCAAGGTGACTTCAGCAAAAAGATATGGTTGAGTGTCAACCAGAACTTTAGTGAGGTTGAGCTGCTGAGAGGAGCCATCATTGAAGTCAGAGGAGACGCTCGGCCAGTTGGAAATGCAAAGGCCACGCTTCAACGAACCCTCAAGGAAGCCTTGATTGGCCACAAGACCTTCTTGATAATGGATGATGTTTGGAACTATAGAGCATGGGAGGATGTGCTCAAAGCGCCGTTAGTCAATGCTGCTGCTCCAGGCAGCCGTGTTCTCATCACTACTAGAGATGAAGGTGTAGCCCGAGGGGTGTCAGCTATATGGCCATACCACCACGTCGACACATTAGCACCCGACGATGCTTGGTTATTGTTCAAGACGCAG GTACACTCAAGTGAGATAGATGAAGACCACATCAATATGCTAAAGGATATCGGACTGAAAATTATACAAAAATGTGGTTTCTTACCAGTTGCCATTAAAGTAATGGGAGGACTCTTGCGTGAAAGAGGGGGGCTACGGCATGACTGGCAGCAGGTTTTGGATGATTCTAAATGGTCAACAACTAAAATGCCCGATGAGCTCAACCACACGGTATACTTAAGCTATGTATATATGCCTTCCTACCTGAAGCAGTGCTTTCTGTACTACTCTCTTCTTCCTAAAAGTAGAATTTTTACTATGGATGAAGTTGTTGCAATGTGGATTAGTGAAGGATTTATTCATGGAAATTCTAATGATTTAGAAGAATTGGGAACAAATTACTACAAGGAGTTGATATCTAGGAACCTTATAGAGCCAGATAAAGCGTATGCTCATATATGGGTTTGCAGCATGCATGATGTTGTTCGCTCATTTGCTCAGTATATGACTAAAGATGAAGCACTCGTGGCTCAAGATGGAGACAATGATATTCTTTCTAAACTTAGTTCACAAAACTTTCTTCGGTTGTCCATAGAAGCTAACCAATCACAATCAGGTGAACTTGATTCAAAATCTCTacaggtgcagaaatcaatgagAACATTGATCTCAACTATCCAGATTAAGATGAAGCCTGGTGATTTATTGGCTACTTTTTCTAGTTTGCGGACTCTGCATATGGAATCTTCAGATATGGCTGTATTGCTGGAATTGTTGCATCAACTCAAGCACCTGAGGTATCTAACACTAGTAAATGCGGATATATCTGTACTTCCAGGAAACATTGGCAAGATGAAACTGTTGCAATTCCTTGACCTTCGTGGATGTACAAGATTGGTGAATCTTCCTGATAGCATTGTGAAGCTTGGCCAGTTGAGGTTCCTTTCACTTCCCGAAGCATGTATGGTACCTAGAGGGTTTAGTGGTCTGACAAATATGAGGAGACTACGTATGTTTCGAGCCCACATGGATGGTGATTGGTGCAGTTTGGATGAGTTGGGTCCTGTTTCCCAACTCAGACTTCTTGGATTAACTGAATTAGAGAATGTATCTGCTACCTCGTTTGCTGCTAATGCTAGGCTCAGCGAGAAGATGCATCTTATCAGGCTACTCCTGCACTGCACCAGTAGATTGGGAGATGATGTGTTGGTCAAAGAGAAGGATGGTGTCTCTGAGGAAGAGCAACAACGAATTGAGAAGGTTTACGATAAGCTCTACCCTCCACCTGGTGTAGAAGTTCTTCAAATCAAGGGGTATTTTGGCCGGCAACTCCCGAGCTGGATGATGTCCACATCAGTGGTGCCCCTCAACAACTTGAAGACTATATTGTTTCATGATCTGGCTTGTTGCGCACAACTTCCCAATGGGTTGTGCCAGCTCCCCGGTCTGGAGGTTCTACAGGTCTCTCGTGCTCCATGCATCAAACATGTGGGGACTGGATTCTTGCATGCGGCAACAGCTTCATTTCCAAGGTTAAATGAAATGATCTTGTATGGAATGGTGGAATGGGAGGAGTGGGAGTGGGAGGAGAAAGTAAAAGCCATGCGCCGTTTGAAGAAGCTTGTGCTCAAAAAATGCAGACTGAGGCATGTTCCTCCAGGCCTTGCATCCAATGCAAGCTCATTGAAAATATTATGTCTACAACATGTCAAGTACCTCAGCTACATTGAGAGCTTTCCTTCTGTTGTTGAGCTTACAGTGAATGGATGCCCTGACCTGGAGAGGATCACCAATTTCCCCAATCTGCAGATGCTTACCATCGTGAACTGCCCAAAGTTGAAGGTGCTGGAGCAGATTGCTTCACTCGAGAGGCTGATCCTGGAGGATTACACCATGTTAAAACTCCCAGAATACATGCGAGACATAAAGCCAAGGCATTTCCAGCTATTCTGCAGGCTATGGTTGCTCTCTTCGATAGCCGCGGGACAATCTGGCACTGAGTGGGACAAGTTCAGCCAAGCGGAGCATGTCAAGGCATATGCACGTGATGGAGACAACTCAAGAAAATGGTATGTTTTGTACACGAGAGGAGACAACTGCAAGTTGGATTCAAATATTAGCAGCTCTACCATATTTGAAG AAACCTTATCATCTTCTATGGTGGATGCACAAGGATTTGACTCTCTGTACAAAATGAGAAGTACCTTCAGTTACGTCTGCAACTTCCTGACAGCATTGTGA